Within the Laspinema palackyanum D2c genome, the region CGCCATTTCCCCTAAGCGGATTTCATGCAAAATCTTACCCGGTTGTTCATCCCGCCATTCATCCCAGGTTTTGCCTTGATATTCCGCCAAAATTTCCAGGGTCGATCGCGCGATCGCTGGGTCTAAAATCAGGGTTTGAGACGCAGCAATAATCGAGTCTCGTCCAAACAAGGTAGAAAACCAGGGAATTCCTGCCGATAGCGCTTTCCCTTTTCCCCAACTTTGCCGCAGCAAATAAATATCCTGTTCCGCTTGCTCGATCGCTTCATTGATCGCTTTATTATTCGTGCGAATCCGCGTCGCGGAATTACGCCATTCTTCCTCTTCCATCAAAATCGATGCTTTCGCCTGCATTAGGCTTCCCGGCGTATTTCCAGCAGTTGTAGGCCGGGTGTCGGTGATCAGTTGCAGGCGATAGCCAAAGACTTGAGTTTCGTGAGAATCGAGTTCTAAGTTCCAAACGGCTGTATATCCATCCATATAATCCGGTTGACGATGGACAAAATTGATGCGTGATTCCATCACCGAACCGTCAAGTCCTTTGTAGGCTAACATCAGTTCCTGGGGAGGGTTCATCCCCCAAGAAGTCAGCGATCGCCCGGGAGTGTCCTCTTCTGTCACCAGTTCAGGATTCTCCCCGAATTCCCCTGCACCATTGCCATTGTGTGACCCATTGTTGGGTTGGTCTTGACGCAAAAGTTGGCCGCGTCCTTCCCGATTAAATCCCCGAATTTCAAACAAGTCTACAAAATCAGCCCCAAAGCTGAGGGTGAGTTGAAATTTAACCGGGTGAGTGTTATAGTTTGTTGCCTTGAGTTCTTCAAACAATCCGCCATTCAAGATAATATCTCGTTGAATGCCGATCGTTTCTGCCCGAATGCGATCGCCAATTCGCGGATTCGCGCACAATACAGACATGGCGAATCCCTTGCGAGCATTGCTACTCAGCAGAATGGGGGCACGACCCTCAATTTGCAGTTCTAATCGACTTAAAAAGCGGGTATCGTGACAGAACAAACCCATGCTGCCTTGACGTTCATCGGTCAGCAAACCCGCGATATTGCCAACGGTATCGGTAATTAAAAATAGATCGTCATCTTTGAGAGTGAGGGTCGGTTGGGGATGTTCACTCACCACACTCGGCCATTGGGCGATCGCTGTTGCTTCAGCGGGAACGAATAATTTCCCT harbors:
- a CDS encoding amylo-alpha-1,6-glucosidase → MSDTVEIEGKLFVPAEATAIAQWPSVVSEHPQPTLTLKDDDLFLITDTVGNIAGLLTDERQGSMGLFCHDTRFLSRLELQIEGRAPILLSSNARKGFAMSVLCANPRIGDRIRAETIGIQRDIILNGGLFEELKATNYNTHPVKFQLTLSFGADFVDLFEIRGFNREGRGQLLRQDQPNNGSHNGNGAGEFGENPELVTEEDTPGRSLTSWGMNPPQELMLAYKGLDGSVMESRINFVHRQPDYMDGYTAVWNLELDSHETQVFGYRLQLITDTRPTTAGNTPGSLMQAKASILMEEEEWRNSATRIRTNNKAINEAIEQAEQDIYLLRQSWGKGKALSAGIPWFSTLFGRDSIIAASQTLILDPAIARSTLEILAEYQGKTWDEWRDEQPGKILHEIRLGEMARCNEVPHTPYYGTVDATPLWLMLYAEYYAWTHDRDTLDRLWSNALAAMEWIDREMEATGYLTYACKSNRGLANQGWKDSSDCIVDREGKLANPPIALCEVQGYVYAAKQRVSELARLKKRLDLAERWEEEARNLKTRFNRDFWVSDLDFCALALDGEGNPIDGISSNPGHCLNLGIFTPEKAQSVAERLLAPDLFSGWGIRTLSSLSPAYNPMGYHTGSVWPHDNALIALGLRSQGYIEQSLEVTESILDMTIMQPYQRPPELFCGHDRSERNEPVQYPVACSPQAWASGSIFQFIHTMANLVPDAPGNYLRIIDPALPEAIESLSMQNLRVGSTLLDLEFERSGTTTACRVTKKRGNLRVVIEA